A genomic region of Lates calcarifer isolate ASB-BC8 linkage group LG9, TLL_Latcal_v3, whole genome shotgun sequence contains the following coding sequences:
- the man1b1a gene encoding LOW QUALITY PROTEIN: endoplasmic reticulum mannosyl-oligosaccharide 1,2-alpha-mannosidase (The sequence of the model RefSeq protein was modified relative to this genomic sequence to represent the inferred CDS: deleted 1 base in 1 codon) — protein sequence MYPPSRKDFISLTLSDPHSHSYNNGKHRRQSCWRKWKQLSRLQRSLILFLLALLLIFGLLSYPSITEQWGGLSDKEDWLELNDREVNAVPPGVKPVLGPAAGKAPAPVAGPHVGPAVGPDAVEEPRGPNVPILPKPPTKKKTFPNKRGPPSLQKDGNVSDTVGGEKQEQEVAQDEGGEDEAKEKKIVSWRGAMIEADQATEPPPSANEKEAAAPPANPGDSVPLEVSAGKVDRLEAVRDAFRHAWKGYKDHAWGHDELKPISKSFGEWFGLGLTLIDSLDTMWIMGLKEEFEEAKNWVEKELSFNKNVDVNLFETTIRILGGLLSSYHLTGDQLFLEKAKDLGSRLMPAFKTPSKIPFSDVNIGKGTAHPPRWTSDSTLAEVTSIQLEFRELSRLTQDPQYQDVVNEIMKLVHKLPGKQDGLVPMFINTNSGQFTHKGVFTLGARADSYYEYLLKQWLQGGKTEDDLLEDYLQAVEGVKKHLVKQTGPSRLTFVGELSHNRFNPKMDHLVCFLPGTLALGAHNNLPGDHMDLAVQLMETCHQMYTQMETGLSPEIAHFSLQASDGRDVIVKPADRHNLLRPETVESLFYMYRFTKDTKYRDWGWQILQSFNNYTKVSGGGYTSINNVRDPVNPGPRDKMESFFLGETLKYLYLLFSDDMELLSLDKYVFNTEAHPLPIWPSPPK from the exons ATGTATCCGCCCTCCAGAAAGGACTTCATCTCTCTGACACTCAGTGATCCACACAGTCACTCCTACAACAACGGCAAGCACCGGAGACAGTCCTGCTGGAGG AAATGGAAGCAGCTGTCTCGGCTCCAGCGAAGCCTCATCCTGTTCCTGCTGGCTCTGCTGCTCATATTTGGACTACTCTCCTATCCAAGCATCACAGAGCAATGGGGAG GGTTATCTGACAAGGAGGACTGGTTGGAGCTGAATGACAGAGAGGTGAATGCTGTTCCTCCAGGTGTGAAACCTGTATTGGGTCCAGCTGCAGGCAAAGCTCCGGCTCCTGTGGCAGGGCCACATGTGGGACCAGCTGTGGGTCCAGATGCTGTGGAAGAGCCCAGAGGACCAAACGTCCCCATTTTGCCTAAACCTCCCACTAAG aaaaagacatttcCAAACAAGAGAGGTCCACCCAGCCTGCAGAAAGATGGAAATGTTTCAGACACGGTTGGTGGGGAAAAGCAAGAGCAAGAGGTGGCTCAAGATGAAGGGGGAGAAGATGAGGCCAAAGAAAAGAAGATTGTCAG CTGGAGAGGAGCAATGATTGAAGCCGACCAGGCCACAGAGCCTCCACCTTCGGCCAATGAGAAAgaagctgctgcacctccaGCCAACCCTGGTGACAGTGTTCCCCTGGAAG TTTCAGCTGGTAAAGTGGACAGACTGGAGGCAGTACGTGATGCCTTCAGACATGCG TGGAAAGGCTATAAGGACCATGCCTGGGGCCACGATGAGCTCAAGCCCATTTCCAAGTCTTTTGGCGAGTGGTTCGGACTGGGTTTGACCCTCATTGATTCTCTGGACACTATGTGGATTATGGGCCTAAAAGAAG AGTTTGAGGAGGCTAAGAACTGGGTAGAGAAAGAGCTTTCCTTCAACAAGAATGTGGATGTGAATCTTTTTGAGACAACCATCCGCATCCTCGGGGGTCTGCTGAGTTCCTACCATCTCACAGGAGACCAACTCTTTCTAGAGAAAGCA AAAGATCTGGGGTCCAGGCTGATGCCTGCCTTCAAAACTCCGTCAAAGATCCCTTTTTCAGACGTCAACATCGGGAAGGGAACAGCCCACCCCCCTCGATGGACGTCAGACAGCACGCTGGCCGAGGTCACGAGCATTCAGCTGGAATTCAGAGAACTGAGCCGCCTCACCCAAGACCCACAGTACCAG GATGTTGTGAATGAGATAATGAAGCTGGTCCACAAGCTGCCAGGCAAACAAGACGGCCTGGTGCCCATGTTCATCAACACCAACAGTGGCCAGTTTACCCACAAAGGAGTCTTCACACTCGGCGCCAGGGCAGACAGCTACTATGAATACCTGCTTAAACAGTGGCTCCAGGGAGGCAAGACGGAAGACGA TCTGCTGGAGGATTACCTGCAGGCTGTGGAGGGAGTGAAAAAACACCTTGTGAAACAGACGGGGCCCAGCAGGTTGACCTTTGTTGGAGAGCTGTCCCACAACCGCTTCAACCCTAAGATG GATCACCTGGTGTGTTTCCTGCCAGGAACCTTGGCGCTGGGGGCCCACAACAACCTCCCAGGGGATCACATGGATCTGGCAGTGCAGCTAATGGAGACCTGTCACCAGATGTACACACAGATGGAGACGGGGCTGAGCCCAGAGATTGCACACTTCAGCCTACAGGCCAGTGATGGACGTGATGTTATTGTCAAG cctgcagacagacacaacctgctgagaccagagacTGTGGAAAGTCTGTTCTACATGTACAGATTCACTAAAGACACAAAGTACAGAGACTGGGGATGGCAAATACTGCAGAGCTTCAATAACTACACTAAG GTCTCTGGTGGTGGCTACACATCCATTAACAATGTCCGTGACCCTGTTAACCCCGGGCCCCGGGACAAGATGGAGAGTTTCTTCCTGGGTGAGACGCTGAAGTACTTGTACCTGCTCTTCTCCGATGACATGGAGCTGCTCAGTTTGGACAAGTATGTCTTCAACACAGAGGCCCATCCTCTCCCCATATGGCCCTCTCCGCCTAAGTGA